The genomic segment TCGTTGAGGGCGTCATCACCGACGACGAGCAGATCAGCGCCTTGGCGGCGCAATGTGAGGAGCATGCGTGCGCGATGCTGGCGCTGCAGTCACCCGTTGCCAAGGACCTCCGTACGGTGATCACCGCGATCAAAGCGGGGGAGAAGATCAATCGCATGGGCGACCTGGCGCGACATGTCGCTGAGGTTGCCCGCCTGCGCCACCCACAACCCGCGGTCCCGGCCCAGCTGACTGATCGGTTCGCCGAGATGGCCCGCCTCGGCGTGCAGGCCTGCAACCACCTCGAGCGGTCGATCGCTGCCCCCACCGGGGACGACTGGCCCGCAATGCTGCAGGCCGACGACCGCGTCGATCAACTCCAGCACGAGGTCGTCGAGGAGGTCAGCAACGCCGAGCCGCCCTATCCCATCCAGGTGGGCGTCGACGTCGCATTGCTCGCCAGGTACTTCGAGAGGTTCGCCGACCAGGCTGTCTCCATCGCCAGGCAACTCGACTACGTCGTCACCGGGGCCGTGCCCGAACAGCCGACGACCTAGTGCCCCGCGATCAGAGAGGGTCGAGGATCCGCCGCAGGAACTGTTGGGTGCGTTCCTGTTGGGGCGACCCGATGACATCGCTCGGCGGGCCGCTTTCCAGCACCACGCCGCCGTCGGTGAAGAGCACCTGATCGGCGACCTGCTGGGCGAACCGGATTTCGTGGGTGACGATCACCATCGTCCAACCCTGGGTGGCCAGGTCCTTGATCACCGCCAGCACCTCGCCCACCAACTCGGGATCCAGTGCGGAGGTCGGCTCGTCGAACAGCATCAGCTTGGGCTTGAGCGCGAGCGCGCGGGCAATGCCCACCCGCTGCTGCTGCCCGCCTGACAGCTGGTACGGGTACTGGTCCTGTTTGCCCTCCAGCCCGACGCTGCGCAGCAGCTCAACCGCGTCGGCCCGCGCCTCGGCCACGGCACGCCGCTGCACAATGACCGGCCCCTCGATGACGTTCTGCAGCACCGTCTTGTGCGGGAACAGGTTGTGCCCCTGGAACACCATTCCACTCTGCGCGCGGAACCGGTAGAACTCGGTCTCGGGGATATCGGTCGAAAAGTCCACTCGGACATCGCCGATGGTGATGACCCCGGTATCCGGCCGCTCCAGCGCGTTGAGTGACCGCAGCACCGTCGTTTTCCCGGAGCCGGACGGGCCGATGATGGTGGTCACCGATCCCGTCGGCACGTCGAACGAAACGCCCTTCAGCACGGCGTTGCTGCCGAACGACTTCGTCACGTCCGCGACGGTGACCAACGTGGGGACGCTCACCGGGCCACGTACCTTTCCAGTCGGTGTTCGACGCGGCCCTGCCCGAACGACAGCGCCAGGCAGACGACCCAGTAGTAGGCGGCGGCCGTGCCGTACATCGCAAAGAACTCGAAGGTCGGCGCCGCCGCCACCTGCGCGGTGCGCAGCAGCTCGGTCACCAGGATCGTCGAGGCCAACGAGGTGTCCTTCACCAGGGAGATCAAGGTGTTGGACAATGGCGGCACCGCAACCCGGCTGGCCTGCGGCAGAATTATTCGCCGAAGCGTCGTCGGGTACTTCATGCCGATGGTCTGGGCGGCCTCCCATTGTCCCTTCGGGATACTGGAGATGGCCGAGCGGATGATCTCCGCGGCGTAGCCGCCGACGTTGAGGCTGAACGCGATGATGGCCGCTGGGAACGGATCAATCTTCAGGCCCAGCTCGGGCAATGCATAGAAGATCAGGAACAGCTGAACCAGCAGGGGCGTGCCGCGGATGATCGAGATGTAGACACGCGCCACCGCGGAAAGCGGCCGATTCGACGA from the Mycobacteriales bacterium genome contains:
- a CDS encoding amino acid ABC transporter ATP-binding protein, whose product is MVTVADVTKSFGSNAVLKGVSFDVPTGSVTTIIGPSGSGKTTVLRSLNALERPDTGVITIGDVRVDFSTDIPETEFYRFRAQSGMVFQGHNLFPHKTVLQNVIEGPVIVQRRAVAEARADAVELLRSVGLEGKQDQYPYQLSGGQQQRVGIARALALKPKLMLFDEPTSALDPELVGEVLAVIKDLATQGWTMVIVTHEIRFAQQVADQVLFTDGGVVLESGPPSDVIGSPQQERTQQFLRRILDPL
- the phoU gene encoding phosphate signaling complex protein PhoU; protein product: MREIFHGQLEQLGGDLAMMCGLVSEAMTRASQGLLDTDLTLVEGVITDDEQISALAAQCEEHACAMLALQSPVAKDLRTVITAIKAGEKINRMGDLARHVAEVARLRHPQPAVPAQLTDRFAEMARLGVQACNHLERSIAAPTGDDWPAMLQADDRVDQLQHEVVEEVSNAEPPYPIQVGVDVALLARYFERFADQAVSIARQLDYVVTGAVPEQPTT